The Mycoplasma nasistruthionis genome contains a region encoding:
- the pth gene encoding aminoacyl-tRNA hydrolase, whose product MKLIVGLGNPGENYKYTRHNAGFLAIDKICEKLNVELNKSKFNGIYAKVDDLVIAKPLTYMNESGTFIQALCNFFKIQPDDVLVIHDEKDFPLGKSAIKIGGSGGSHNGVLSVIKHLGTENFKRLKIGITIPFEGQLRDFVLGKFSDTELKVLNEVLNSAAEASISYAFNDIYAVMNKFNSKHKG is encoded by the coding sequence ATGAAATTAATAGTAGGACTAGGGAATCCTGGAGAAAATTATAAATACACAAGACATAACGCTGGTTTTTTAGCTATTGATAAAATATGTGAAAAACTAAATGTAGAACTTAATAAATCTAAATTTAATGGTATTTATGCGAAGGTAGATGATTTAGTTATAGCAAAACCCTTAACTTACATGAATGAGTCAGGAACATTTATTCAAGCTTTATGTAACTTTTTCAAAATTCAACCAGATGATGTTTTAGTAATTCATGATGAAAAAGACTTTCCTTTAGGAAAAAGTGCTATCAAAATAGGTGGTAGTGGTGGAAGTCATAACGGTGTTTTAAGTGTTATTAAACACTTAGGAACTGAAAACTTCAAACGTTTAAAAATAGGTATTACAATTCCATTTGAAGGTCAATTAAGAGATTTTGTGTTAGGAAAATTTAGCGACACTGAGCTAAAGGTTTTAAATGAAGTTTTAAATAGCGCAGCTGAAGCAAGTATTTCTTATGCATTCAATGATATTTATGCAGTAATGAACAAGTTTAATTCTAAGCACAAAGGATAA